The Planctomycetota bacterium DNA window ATGGCAGGCACTTGGCGTGTCGACGTCCGGCCGGTTCTGTCGAAGGCGGCGGCCGTGGGGTTGATCCTGTTTCCATCGCTGGCGATCACGCAATTCATGCTCGCGGGCGACGACGAGGGCCAGTCGATGGTGACCCGCATTGCCGACGTCTTTGCTGCCACTGGTCCGGCGTATCCGCTGCTCGCGCCGTACCTCGGCGTGCTCGGCGCCTTCATGACCGGGAGCACGACTGTCAGCAACGTCATCTTCGGCCCGGTCCAGCACGACGCGGCGGTCACACTCGGGTACGACGCGCCGACGATCCTGGGCGTCCAGCTCGCAGGGGCGTCACTCGGCAACGCCGTCTGCCTGTTCAACGTCATCGCGGCGGCGGCGGTGGTGGGGCTGAGCGATTACCAGCCGATTCTGCGTAGCACGATCGTGCCGACGGTCGTCGCGGCAGGCTTGGTCGCGGCGGTTGGGTATGTCCTGCTGTGGTTGTGAGGATTGGGGCGTTGTCGGATAGTGACGAGCTGCTCGGGAACACCGACTTCTTCATTGTCTTTGAGGTTGCTTCGCGTTAGTTTTCGAGGGTTCCTGCGTCCGCACACCGGCCCTGTGCGTATCAAAGTGCCGGTAAGCAAGGACCTCTGTGGGGAGATTGCATGAGATCGATTTCGCGTTCTGGCCCTGATTCTGTGTCTGTGAGAAGGGCCGCCTGCGCCGTGCTCGCAGGAACCTTCGCGTGGCCGTGCGTCGCACTGGCGGGCAGTCTTGACGCGGAAGACCTGGTCGACGTCGTCGCGATCACCGGCGAGGTCGCGCCGGGTGGAGGCGTGTTCAGCAGCTTCCGGAGCAACTCGCTCACCGGACCCGGAAGCCTGCTCGGGCCGACGCTGGATTCGAGTGGGAACGTCGTCTTCCGTGCCCGCACGTCGGGCGTGGCGGCTGACGTTGACACCGGCATCTTCGGCAGACAAGTGGCGGTTGACGGCTCGACCAGCCTCGTCGCAGCCGTGCGGGAGGGCGACCTCGTCGACGGCGGGCCGGCGACGTTCGGCGACTTCATCGAGCGTCTCGAGCTCAACCGCCCACGCGGCATCCAGCAGGGCAACGTCGCTTTCCGAGTCGATTTGCAGGACGTCGTCGACCAGGACGGCGTGTTCCGCGTCAACCTCGGCTCCACGCCGACTGTCACCGCGCGGACCAACACCGTCTCCACGACCGGCGAGCCGCTCGACACCTTCGACCGCGTCACCGCCACGCGTGACGGCGACGTGGCGTTCCGGGCGATCGACGCGACGCCTGGCTCGACCGGCCTTGGCGTTTACCTCTCGCCTGTCGGCTCGGCGCAAGTCCTCACCATCGCTCGACGCGGTGACAGCGTCGGCAGTGACACGTTCACCAATCTCGACAATCTCGTCGCGGGCGACGTCGTCGGCGGCACGGCACAGGTCGCCTTCCGCGGCTCGCTCCAGACACTCGGCAACTTTTCAGGCGTCTTCGTCGGCGATGGGACCACGGTCGAGACCATCGCCCTGAGCGGTGACGCGGCGGACGATGGCAACGGCGGAACCAGCGGCACCCTCGGCCAGTTCGAAGGGCTCGACCTCAACACGTCCGGCACCGTTGCCTTCTTCGCCCGAATCGAAGGATCGGGCGTCAGCGGCGACTCGGGCCTGTTCAGGGACAACGGCGTCACCGCCCAGGCGGAGCTGATCGCCCGGCGAGGACAGGCCGCCGACGGCGGCGGGGTCTTCGAGGCTTTCGTCAACACACCGAGTCTCAACGACCTGGGCGACGTTGCCTTCGTCGCCGCGTTGTCTGACACCGCAGGCGGCTCGACGACGCGGCTTGCCGTCTACCTCGACGCAGTCGGGGCGGACCCCGTCGCGATCGCCCGCGGCGGCGATGCGGCTCCGGGCGACACCGGCACGTTCGACGCCTTTGGCTTCGACGGATTCGCGCCGCCGAGCCTGAACGAGAGCGGCCAAGTCGCCTTCACGGCCACGACCACCAAAGACGGCATCAGCGGTGATGGCATTTTCCTGTTCGACCCGATTGCCGGCTTGGTGAAGGTCGTCCGCACCGGCGACCTCATCGACGGGTCGGCAATCACCGACATTGGCTTCCAGTTCGGCTCAGGCGATGCGCTGACCGGCCTGAGCGATTCGGGCGACGTCGCGTTTTCGTTCAAACTGGCTGACGCACGCAGCGGCATCGGCGTCTGGCGGGCGGCCGAGGGGATTGTGGTGATCCCGTCGCCGCTTTCTGCTGTCGGTGGCATGGTGATGCTGGGCACACTCACGCTCCGGCGTCGTCGGTCGGTCTGACTCTGCGAACCGCATCGATCAACGAAAGCTGCCGGCGACCTCGCGGTCACCGGCAGCTCCTGTTCTGTAAAAAAAGGCAGAGGCCTC harbors:
- a CDS encoding choice-of-anchor tandem repeat NxxGxxAF-containing protein; translated protein: MLAGTFAWPCVALAGSLDAEDLVDVVAITGEVAPGGGVFSSFRSNSLTGPGSLLGPTLDSSGNVVFRARTSGVAADVDTGIFGRQVAVDGSTSLVAAVREGDLVDGGPATFGDFIERLELNRPRGIQQGNVAFRVDLQDVVDQDGVFRVNLGSTPTVTARTNTVSTTGEPLDTFDRVTATRDGDVAFRAIDATPGSTGLGVYLSPVGSAQVLTIARRGDSVGSDTFTNLDNLVAGDVVGGTAQVAFRGSLQTLGNFSGVFVGDGTTVETIALSGDAADDGNGGTSGTLGQFEGLDLNTSGTVAFFARIEGSGVSGDSGLFRDNGVTAQAELIARRGQAADGGGVFEAFVNTPSLNDLGDVAFVAALSDTAGGSTTRLAVYLDAVGADPVAIARGGDAAPGDTGTFDAFGFDGFAPPSLNESGQVAFTATTTKDGISGDGIFLFDPIAGLVKVVRTGDLIDGSAITDIGFQFGSGDALTGLSDSGDVAFSFKLADARSGIGVWRAAEGIVVIPSPLSAVGGMVMLGTLTLRRRRSV